The following are encoded in a window of Psychrobacter sp. P11F6 genomic DNA:
- a CDS encoding cysteine hydrolase family protein: protein MTNKLGSTPSTLLEIAGGQFDTLDWSNCAVVFIDYQNEYVDGAMPLGQAGTNAIANARLLLDKARIQNAPIFHIAHHGADNGNVFDPLSSNVEIIAELQPKDGETVIVKKNPNAFHDTQLQALISAAQKQQIIFAGFMSHMCVSSSVRAAFDLGFDSFVCHDACATRDLPDYKKEKISADTMHATAMAALQDRFAALVATDELVNS, encoded by the coding sequence ATGACAAATAAACTCGGTTCTACCCCTTCTACTTTACTTGAAATCGCTGGTGGTCAATTTGATACGCTCGATTGGTCAAATTGCGCCGTAGTTTTTATTGACTATCAAAACGAATATGTCGATGGTGCGATGCCATTGGGGCAAGCTGGTACGAATGCCATTGCAAATGCGCGACTATTGCTAGATAAAGCTCGTATACAGAACGCTCCGATATTCCATATCGCCCATCACGGCGCAGATAATGGCAACGTTTTTGATCCTTTATCATCTAACGTCGAGATTATCGCTGAATTACAACCAAAGGATGGCGAAACCGTCATCGTCAAAAAAAATCCCAATGCGTTCCATGATACCCAGCTGCAAGCACTTATTTCAGCTGCGCAAAAACAGCAAATTATTTTTGCAGGTTTTATGAGTCATATGTGTGTTAGCTCAAGCGTGAGAGCCGCCTTTGATTTAGGCTTTGACAGTTTTGTTTGCCATGATGCTTGTGCCACTCGCGACCTGCCTGACTATAAAAAAGAGAAAATCAGCGCTGATACCATGCATGCTACCGCCATGGCAGCACTGCAAGATAGATTTGCCGCTTTAGTAGCAACCGATGAGTTAGTTAATAGCTAA